A genomic region of Branchiostoma lanceolatum isolate klBraLanc5 chromosome 4, klBraLanc5.hap2, whole genome shotgun sequence contains the following coding sequences:
- the LOC136433301 gene encoding exportin-1 isoform X2, translating into MVIGNMTTVVEQAASKLLNFNEKLDINLLDNVVSCMYTGEGPQQRMAQEVLTHLKEHPDAWTRVDTILEYSQNQQTKYYALQILENVIKTRWKVLPRSQCEGIKKYTVGLIIKTSQTQENLDKEKTYLGKLNIILVQILKHEWPKNWPTFISDIVGASKTNEALCQNNMFILKLLSEEVFDFSSGQMTQVKAKHLKDSMCNEFSQIFQLCQFVMDNSQNAPLVASTLDTLLRFLNWIPLGYIFETKLISTLIYKFLNVPMFRNTTMKCLTEIAGVSVSQYDDQFVMLFTLTMQQLKQMLPLATNVKVAYAQGKDDEQNFIQNLSLFLCTFLKEHGQLVEKNPELHPILLEKSKIYPSADEKQMILSAWPNVLLQALHYLVLISEVDEIEIFKICLEYWNTLAADLYRESPFSSTTSPLLLGGQQPEVPLRRQLYLQVLSKVRLVMVSRMAKPEEVLVVENEQGEVVREFMKDTDSINLYKNMRETLVYLTHLDYADTERIMTEKLHKQVDGTEWSWKNLNTLCWAIGSISGAMHEEDEKRFLVTVIKDLLGLCEQKRGKDNKAIIASNIMYVVGQYPRFLRAHWKFLKTVVNKLFEFMHETHEGVQDMACDTFIKIAQKCRRHFVQVQVGEVMPFIDEILNNINTIICDLQPQQVHTFYEAVGYMIGAQTDTVVQEHLIEKYMLLPNQVWDGIIQQATKNVDILKDPEVVKQLGSILKTNVRACKAVGHPFVVQLGRIYLDMLNVYKCMSENISGAIAANGEMVTKQPLIKSMRTVKKETLKLISGWVSKSTDPTMVLENFVPPLLDAVLIDYQRNVPAAREPEVLSTMATIVNKLEAHITTQIPHIFDAVFECTLEMINKDFEEYPDHRTNFFLLLQAVNTHCFSAFLNIPPAQFKLVLDSIIWAFKHTMRNVADTGLHIMYQLLQNVSQEESAAQSFYQTYYFDILQHIFSVVTDTSHTAGLTMHATILAYMFSLVEQGKVLVPLKTETQASENVTTTQGFTANLLSQAFPHLQTAQIKVFVTGLFSLNQDIPQFKEHLRDFLVQIKEFAGEDLSDLYLEERETSLKTAEEEKRKVQLAVPGIINPHDMPEEMQD; encoded by the exons ATGGTGATCGGAAACATGACCACAGTTGTGGAGCAGGCTGCCAGCAAGCTGCTCAACTTCAATGAAAAACTCGACATCAACTTGCTGGATAATGTTGTTAGCTGTATGTACACTGGAGAGGGACCACAG CAGCGTATGGCCCAGGAGGTGTTGACCCATCTGAAGGAACATCCCGATGCTTGGACAAGGGTGGACACGATCCTGGAGTACTCacaaaaccaacaaaccaaG TATTATGCTCTGCAGATCCTGGAAAATGTCATCAAGACAAGGTGGAAAGTTTTGCCACGTAGTCAATGTGAAG GCATAAAGAAGTACACTGTTGGGTTGATCATCAAGACGTCACAGACACAGGAGAACTTGGAT aaagaaaaaacataCCTGGGAAAACTGAACATCATCTTGGTGCAG attcTGAAACATGAGTGGCCGAAGAATTGGCCGACCTTCATCAGTGACATTGTTGGTGCCAGCAAGACCAATGAAGCTCTGTGCCAAAACAACATGTTCATCCTCAAGCTGCTCAG TGAGGAGGTGTTTGATTTCTCCAGTGGACAGATGACTCAAGTGAAGGCCAAACATCTCAAGGATAG CATGTGTAATGAATTTTCTCAGATCTTCCAACTGTGCCAGTTTGTCATG GACAACTCCCAAAATGCACCTTTGGTGGCATCAACGCTGGATACATTGCTGAGGTTCCTCAACTGGATTCCACTGGGCTACATTTTTGAGACCAAACTGATTTCAACTTTGATATATAAG TTCTTGAATGTGCCAATGTTCAGGAATACCACCATGAAGTGCTTGACTGAGATTG CTGGTGTAAGTGTCAGCCAGTATGATGACCAATTCGTGATGCTGTTCACCCTGACAATGCAGCAACTAAAGCAG ATGCTGCCTCTAGCTACAAACGTCAAAGTAGCATATGCTCAGGGCAAAGATGATGAGCAGAACTTCATCCAGAACCTGAGTCTGTTCCTATGCACCTTCCTGAAGGAGCATGGGCAGCTGGTGGAGAAAAACCCAGAGTTGCATCCTATCTTACTGGAG AAAAGCAAAATCTACCCGTCTGCTGACGAAAAACAGATGATTTTATCGGCATGGCCTAATGTCTTGTTGCAGGCCCTGCACTACCTTGTCCTGATCTCAGAGGTGGATGAGATAGAAATTTTCAAGATCTGCCTCGAGTACTGGAACACACTGGCAGCAGACCTGTACAGGGAGAGCCCCTTCTCATCCACCACCTCTCCCCTCCTCCTGGGTGGCCAACAGCCGGAAGTCCCTCTGCGTAGACAGCTCTATCTGCAGGTGCTTTCAAAG GTGAGACTGGTGATGGTGAGTCGTATGGCCAAGCCTGAGGAGGTGCTGGTGGTGGAGAACGAGCAGGGAGAGGTCGTCAGGGAGTTCATGAAGGACACAGACTCCATCAACCTGTACAAGAACATGAGGGAAACACTAG TGTACCTGACTCACTTGGATTATGCAGACACTGAACGGATTATGACAGAGAAACTGCACAAGCAGGTGGATGGAACGGAGTGGTCATGGAAAAACCTCAACACA CTTTGTTGGGCCATTGGCTCTATCAGTGGGGCAATGCATGAGGAGGATGAGAAGAGATTCCTGGTTACTGTCATCAAG GACTTGCTGGGTTTATGTGAACAAAAGAGAGGGAAAGACAACAAAGCCATCATTGCCTCCAACATCATGTATGTGGTTGGACAGTATCCCAGGTTCTTGAGAGCTCACTGGAAGTTCCTCAAGACTGTTGTCAATAAACTATTTGAGTTCATGCATG AAACCCATGAAGGTGTGCAGGACATGGCCTGTGATACATTCATCAAGATAGCTCAGAAATGCAGAAGACAttttgtgcag GTGCAAGTTGGGGAGGTCATGCCATTCATTGATGAGATTCTTAACAACATCAACACCATCATATGTGATCTTCAGCCACAGCAG GTGCACACGTTTTACGAGGCAGTAGGGTACATGATCGgagcacagacagacacagttGTGCAGGAACACCTGATAGAGAAGTACATGCTGCTTCCCAACCAGGTGTGGGATGGCATTATCCAGCAGGCCACCAAG AATGTGGACATACTGAAGGACCCTGAGGTTGTAAAGCAGCTTGGTAGCATTCTTAAGACCAATGTCAGAGCTTGCAAGGCTGTGGGACATCCATTTGTAGTACAG CTTGGGAGAATTTACCTGGACATGCTGAATGTGTACAAGTGCATGAGTGAAAACATCTCAGGAGCAATTGCAGCAAATG GTGAGATGGTGACCAAACAGCCCCTGATTAAGAGCATGAGGACAGTGAAAAAGGAGACGTTGAAGCTGATCTCAGGCTGGGTCAGTAAGTCCACAGACCCCACCATGGTCCTGGAGAACTTTGTTCCTCCGCTGCTGGATGCTGTGCTGATTGACTACCAGAGAAACGTACCAGCTGCCAGGGAGCCGGAGGTATTAAGCACCATGGCAACCATCGTCAACAAGCTGGAAGCCCACATTACCACACAGATTCCACACATCTTTGATGCAGTGTTTGAGTGCACGTTGGAAATGATCAACAAG GACTTTGAGGAGTACCCTGACCATAGGACCAACTTTTTCCTACTTCTACAAGCAGTCAATACCCATTGTTTCTCAGCCTTCCTGAACATTCCACCTGCCCAGTTCAAGCTGGTGCTAGACTCCATCATCTGGGCTTTCAAACACACCATGAGGAACGTTGCAGACACTG GTTTGCATATCATGTACCAGCTGCTACAGAATGTCTCTCAGGAGGAGAGTGCTGCCCAGTCCTTCTACCAGACCTACTACTTCGACATCCTGCAGCACATCTTCTCAGTGGTAACAGACACTTCCCACACAGCAG GATTGACCATGCATGCCACCATCCTCGCCTACATGTTCAGCCTAGTGGAGCAAGGGAAGGTTCTAGTACCTCTCAAGACCGAGACACAAGCCTCAGAGAATGTG ACTACCACACAGGGTTTTACTGCCAACTTGTTAAGCCAAGCATTCCCACATCTACAAAC ggcacaaatcAAGGTGTTCGTAACAGGCCTCTTCAGTCTGAATCAAGATATCCCACAGTTCAAGGAACATCTCAGAGACTTCCTTGTTCAGATCAAG GAGTTTGCAGGTGAAGACCTATCCGACCTGTACCTGGAGGAGCGAGAGACCTCCCTTAAAACTGCAGAGGAGGAGAAGCGCAAGGTTCAGCTGGCTGTACCTGGCATCATCAACCCTCATGACATGCCTGAGGAGATGCAGGACTGA
- the LOC136433301 gene encoding exportin-1 isoform X4 yields MVIGNMTTVVEQAASKLLNFNEKLDINLLDNVVSCMYTGEGPQQRMAQEVLTHLKEHPDAWTRVDTILEYSQNQQTKYYALQILENVIKTRWKVLPRSQCEGIKKYTVGLIIKTSQTQENLDKEKTYLGKLNIILVQILKHEWPKNWPTFISDIVGASKTNEALCQNNMFILKLLSEEVFDFSSGQMTQVKAKHLKDSMCNEFSQIFQLCQFVMDNSQNAPLVASTLDTLLRFLNWIPLGYIFETKLISTLIYKFLNVPMFRNTTMKCLTEIAGVSVSQYDDQFVMLFTLTMQQLKQMLPLATNVKVAYAQGKDDEQNFIQNLSLFLCTFLKEHGQLVEKNPELHPILLEALHYLVLISEVDEIEIFKICLEYWNTLAADLYRESPFSSTTSPLLLGGQQPEVPLRRQLYLQVLSKVRLVMVSRMAKPEEVLVVENEQGEVVREFMKDTDSINLYKNMRETLVYLTHLDYADTERIMTEKLHKQVDGTEWSWKNLNTLCWAIGSISGAMHEEDEKRFLVTVIKDLLGLCEQKRGKDNKAIIASNIMYVVGQYPRFLRAHWKFLKTVVNKLFEFMHETHEGVQDMACDTFIKIAQKCRRHFVQVQVGEVMPFIDEILNNINTIICDLQPQQVHTFYEAVGYMIGAQTDTVVQEHLIEKYMLLPNQVWDGIIQQATKNVDILKDPEVVKQLGSILKTNVRACKAVGHPFVVQLGRIYLDMLNVYKCMSENISGAIAANGEMVTKQPLIKSMRTVKKETLKLISGWVSKSTDPTMVLENFVPPLLDAVLIDYQRNVPAAREPEVLSTMATIVNKLEAHITTQIPHIFDAVFECTLEMINKDFEEYPDHRTNFFLLLQAVNTHCFSAFLNIPPAQFKLVLDSIIWAFKHTMRNVADTGLHIMYQLLQNVSQEESAAQSFYQTYYFDILQHIFSVVTDTSHTAGLTMHATILAYMFSLVEQGKVLVPLKTETQASENVTTTQGFTANLLSQAFPHLQTAQIKVFVTGLFSLNQDIPQFKEHLRDFLVQIKEFAGEDLSDLYLEERETSLKTAEEEKRKVQLAVPGIINPHDMPEEMQD; encoded by the exons ATGGTGATCGGAAACATGACCACAGTTGTGGAGCAGGCTGCCAGCAAGCTGCTCAACTTCAATGAAAAACTCGACATCAACTTGCTGGATAATGTTGTTAGCTGTATGTACACTGGAGAGGGACCACAG CAGCGTATGGCCCAGGAGGTGTTGACCCATCTGAAGGAACATCCCGATGCTTGGACAAGGGTGGACACGATCCTGGAGTACTCacaaaaccaacaaaccaaG TATTATGCTCTGCAGATCCTGGAAAATGTCATCAAGACAAGGTGGAAAGTTTTGCCACGTAGTCAATGTGAAG GCATAAAGAAGTACACTGTTGGGTTGATCATCAAGACGTCACAGACACAGGAGAACTTGGAT aaagaaaaaacataCCTGGGAAAACTGAACATCATCTTGGTGCAG attcTGAAACATGAGTGGCCGAAGAATTGGCCGACCTTCATCAGTGACATTGTTGGTGCCAGCAAGACCAATGAAGCTCTGTGCCAAAACAACATGTTCATCCTCAAGCTGCTCAG TGAGGAGGTGTTTGATTTCTCCAGTGGACAGATGACTCAAGTGAAGGCCAAACATCTCAAGGATAG CATGTGTAATGAATTTTCTCAGATCTTCCAACTGTGCCAGTTTGTCATG GACAACTCCCAAAATGCACCTTTGGTGGCATCAACGCTGGATACATTGCTGAGGTTCCTCAACTGGATTCCACTGGGCTACATTTTTGAGACCAAACTGATTTCAACTTTGATATATAAG TTCTTGAATGTGCCAATGTTCAGGAATACCACCATGAAGTGCTTGACTGAGATTG CTGGTGTAAGTGTCAGCCAGTATGATGACCAATTCGTGATGCTGTTCACCCTGACAATGCAGCAACTAAAGCAG ATGCTGCCTCTAGCTACAAACGTCAAAGTAGCATATGCTCAGGGCAAAGATGATGAGCAGAACTTCATCCAGAACCTGAGTCTGTTCCTATGCACCTTCCTGAAGGAGCATGGGCAGCTGGTGGAGAAAAACCCAGAGTTGCATCCTATCTTACTGGAG GCCCTGCACTACCTTGTCCTGATCTCAGAGGTGGATGAGATAGAAATTTTCAAGATCTGCCTCGAGTACTGGAACACACTGGCAGCAGACCTGTACAGGGAGAGCCCCTTCTCATCCACCACCTCTCCCCTCCTCCTGGGTGGCCAACAGCCGGAAGTCCCTCTGCGTAGACAGCTCTATCTGCAGGTGCTTTCAAAG GTGAGACTGGTGATGGTGAGTCGTATGGCCAAGCCTGAGGAGGTGCTGGTGGTGGAGAACGAGCAGGGAGAGGTCGTCAGGGAGTTCATGAAGGACACAGACTCCATCAACCTGTACAAGAACATGAGGGAAACACTAG TGTACCTGACTCACTTGGATTATGCAGACACTGAACGGATTATGACAGAGAAACTGCACAAGCAGGTGGATGGAACGGAGTGGTCATGGAAAAACCTCAACACA CTTTGTTGGGCCATTGGCTCTATCAGTGGGGCAATGCATGAGGAGGATGAGAAGAGATTCCTGGTTACTGTCATCAAG GACTTGCTGGGTTTATGTGAACAAAAGAGAGGGAAAGACAACAAAGCCATCATTGCCTCCAACATCATGTATGTGGTTGGACAGTATCCCAGGTTCTTGAGAGCTCACTGGAAGTTCCTCAAGACTGTTGTCAATAAACTATTTGAGTTCATGCATG AAACCCATGAAGGTGTGCAGGACATGGCCTGTGATACATTCATCAAGATAGCTCAGAAATGCAGAAGACAttttgtgcag GTGCAAGTTGGGGAGGTCATGCCATTCATTGATGAGATTCTTAACAACATCAACACCATCATATGTGATCTTCAGCCACAGCAG GTGCACACGTTTTACGAGGCAGTAGGGTACATGATCGgagcacagacagacacagttGTGCAGGAACACCTGATAGAGAAGTACATGCTGCTTCCCAACCAGGTGTGGGATGGCATTATCCAGCAGGCCACCAAG AATGTGGACATACTGAAGGACCCTGAGGTTGTAAAGCAGCTTGGTAGCATTCTTAAGACCAATGTCAGAGCTTGCAAGGCTGTGGGACATCCATTTGTAGTACAG CTTGGGAGAATTTACCTGGACATGCTGAATGTGTACAAGTGCATGAGTGAAAACATCTCAGGAGCAATTGCAGCAAATG GTGAGATGGTGACCAAACAGCCCCTGATTAAGAGCATGAGGACAGTGAAAAAGGAGACGTTGAAGCTGATCTCAGGCTGGGTCAGTAAGTCCACAGACCCCACCATGGTCCTGGAGAACTTTGTTCCTCCGCTGCTGGATGCTGTGCTGATTGACTACCAGAGAAACGTACCAGCTGCCAGGGAGCCGGAGGTATTAAGCACCATGGCAACCATCGTCAACAAGCTGGAAGCCCACATTACCACACAGATTCCACACATCTTTGATGCAGTGTTTGAGTGCACGTTGGAAATGATCAACAAG GACTTTGAGGAGTACCCTGACCATAGGACCAACTTTTTCCTACTTCTACAAGCAGTCAATACCCATTGTTTCTCAGCCTTCCTGAACATTCCACCTGCCCAGTTCAAGCTGGTGCTAGACTCCATCATCTGGGCTTTCAAACACACCATGAGGAACGTTGCAGACACTG GTTTGCATATCATGTACCAGCTGCTACAGAATGTCTCTCAGGAGGAGAGTGCTGCCCAGTCCTTCTACCAGACCTACTACTTCGACATCCTGCAGCACATCTTCTCAGTGGTAACAGACACTTCCCACACAGCAG GATTGACCATGCATGCCACCATCCTCGCCTACATGTTCAGCCTAGTGGAGCAAGGGAAGGTTCTAGTACCTCTCAAGACCGAGACACAAGCCTCAGAGAATGTG ACTACCACACAGGGTTTTACTGCCAACTTGTTAAGCCAAGCATTCCCACATCTACAAAC ggcacaaatcAAGGTGTTCGTAACAGGCCTCTTCAGTCTGAATCAAGATATCCCACAGTTCAAGGAACATCTCAGAGACTTCCTTGTTCAGATCAAG GAGTTTGCAGGTGAAGACCTATCCGACCTGTACCTGGAGGAGCGAGAGACCTCCCTTAAAACTGCAGAGGAGGAGAAGCGCAAGGTTCAGCTGGCTGTACCTGGCATCATCAACCCTCATGACATGCCTGAGGAGATGCAGGACTGA
- the LOC136433301 gene encoding exportin-1 isoform X1: MVIGNMTTVVEQAASKLLNFNEKLDINLLDNVVSCMYTGEGPQQQRMAQEVLTHLKEHPDAWTRVDTILEYSQNQQTKYYALQILENVIKTRWKVLPRSQCEGIKKYTVGLIIKTSQTQENLDKEKTYLGKLNIILVQILKHEWPKNWPTFISDIVGASKTNEALCQNNMFILKLLSEEVFDFSSGQMTQVKAKHLKDSMCNEFSQIFQLCQFVMDNSQNAPLVASTLDTLLRFLNWIPLGYIFETKLISTLIYKFLNVPMFRNTTMKCLTEIAGVSVSQYDDQFVMLFTLTMQQLKQMLPLATNVKVAYAQGKDDEQNFIQNLSLFLCTFLKEHGQLVEKNPELHPILLEKSKIYPSADEKQMILSAWPNVLLQALHYLVLISEVDEIEIFKICLEYWNTLAADLYRESPFSSTTSPLLLGGQQPEVPLRRQLYLQVLSKVRLVMVSRMAKPEEVLVVENEQGEVVREFMKDTDSINLYKNMRETLVYLTHLDYADTERIMTEKLHKQVDGTEWSWKNLNTLCWAIGSISGAMHEEDEKRFLVTVIKDLLGLCEQKRGKDNKAIIASNIMYVVGQYPRFLRAHWKFLKTVVNKLFEFMHETHEGVQDMACDTFIKIAQKCRRHFVQVQVGEVMPFIDEILNNINTIICDLQPQQVHTFYEAVGYMIGAQTDTVVQEHLIEKYMLLPNQVWDGIIQQATKNVDILKDPEVVKQLGSILKTNVRACKAVGHPFVVQLGRIYLDMLNVYKCMSENISGAIAANGEMVTKQPLIKSMRTVKKETLKLISGWVSKSTDPTMVLENFVPPLLDAVLIDYQRNVPAAREPEVLSTMATIVNKLEAHITTQIPHIFDAVFECTLEMINKDFEEYPDHRTNFFLLLQAVNTHCFSAFLNIPPAQFKLVLDSIIWAFKHTMRNVADTGLHIMYQLLQNVSQEESAAQSFYQTYYFDILQHIFSVVTDTSHTAGLTMHATILAYMFSLVEQGKVLVPLKTETQASENVTTTQGFTANLLSQAFPHLQTAQIKVFVTGLFSLNQDIPQFKEHLRDFLVQIKEFAGEDLSDLYLEERETSLKTAEEEKRKVQLAVPGIINPHDMPEEMQD, translated from the exons ATGGTGATCGGAAACATGACCACAGTTGTGGAGCAGGCTGCCAGCAAGCTGCTCAACTTCAATGAAAAACTCGACATCAACTTGCTGGATAATGTTGTTAGCTGTATGTACACTGGAGAGGGACCACAG CAGCAGCGTATGGCCCAGGAGGTGTTGACCCATCTGAAGGAACATCCCGATGCTTGGACAAGGGTGGACACGATCCTGGAGTACTCacaaaaccaacaaaccaaG TATTATGCTCTGCAGATCCTGGAAAATGTCATCAAGACAAGGTGGAAAGTTTTGCCACGTAGTCAATGTGAAG GCATAAAGAAGTACACTGTTGGGTTGATCATCAAGACGTCACAGACACAGGAGAACTTGGAT aaagaaaaaacataCCTGGGAAAACTGAACATCATCTTGGTGCAG attcTGAAACATGAGTGGCCGAAGAATTGGCCGACCTTCATCAGTGACATTGTTGGTGCCAGCAAGACCAATGAAGCTCTGTGCCAAAACAACATGTTCATCCTCAAGCTGCTCAG TGAGGAGGTGTTTGATTTCTCCAGTGGACAGATGACTCAAGTGAAGGCCAAACATCTCAAGGATAG CATGTGTAATGAATTTTCTCAGATCTTCCAACTGTGCCAGTTTGTCATG GACAACTCCCAAAATGCACCTTTGGTGGCATCAACGCTGGATACATTGCTGAGGTTCCTCAACTGGATTCCACTGGGCTACATTTTTGAGACCAAACTGATTTCAACTTTGATATATAAG TTCTTGAATGTGCCAATGTTCAGGAATACCACCATGAAGTGCTTGACTGAGATTG CTGGTGTAAGTGTCAGCCAGTATGATGACCAATTCGTGATGCTGTTCACCCTGACAATGCAGCAACTAAAGCAG ATGCTGCCTCTAGCTACAAACGTCAAAGTAGCATATGCTCAGGGCAAAGATGATGAGCAGAACTTCATCCAGAACCTGAGTCTGTTCCTATGCACCTTCCTGAAGGAGCATGGGCAGCTGGTGGAGAAAAACCCAGAGTTGCATCCTATCTTACTGGAG AAAAGCAAAATCTACCCGTCTGCTGACGAAAAACAGATGATTTTATCGGCATGGCCTAATGTCTTGTTGCAGGCCCTGCACTACCTTGTCCTGATCTCAGAGGTGGATGAGATAGAAATTTTCAAGATCTGCCTCGAGTACTGGAACACACTGGCAGCAGACCTGTACAGGGAGAGCCCCTTCTCATCCACCACCTCTCCCCTCCTCCTGGGTGGCCAACAGCCGGAAGTCCCTCTGCGTAGACAGCTCTATCTGCAGGTGCTTTCAAAG GTGAGACTGGTGATGGTGAGTCGTATGGCCAAGCCTGAGGAGGTGCTGGTGGTGGAGAACGAGCAGGGAGAGGTCGTCAGGGAGTTCATGAAGGACACAGACTCCATCAACCTGTACAAGAACATGAGGGAAACACTAG TGTACCTGACTCACTTGGATTATGCAGACACTGAACGGATTATGACAGAGAAACTGCACAAGCAGGTGGATGGAACGGAGTGGTCATGGAAAAACCTCAACACA CTTTGTTGGGCCATTGGCTCTATCAGTGGGGCAATGCATGAGGAGGATGAGAAGAGATTCCTGGTTACTGTCATCAAG GACTTGCTGGGTTTATGTGAACAAAAGAGAGGGAAAGACAACAAAGCCATCATTGCCTCCAACATCATGTATGTGGTTGGACAGTATCCCAGGTTCTTGAGAGCTCACTGGAAGTTCCTCAAGACTGTTGTCAATAAACTATTTGAGTTCATGCATG AAACCCATGAAGGTGTGCAGGACATGGCCTGTGATACATTCATCAAGATAGCTCAGAAATGCAGAAGACAttttgtgcag GTGCAAGTTGGGGAGGTCATGCCATTCATTGATGAGATTCTTAACAACATCAACACCATCATATGTGATCTTCAGCCACAGCAG GTGCACACGTTTTACGAGGCAGTAGGGTACATGATCGgagcacagacagacacagttGTGCAGGAACACCTGATAGAGAAGTACATGCTGCTTCCCAACCAGGTGTGGGATGGCATTATCCAGCAGGCCACCAAG AATGTGGACATACTGAAGGACCCTGAGGTTGTAAAGCAGCTTGGTAGCATTCTTAAGACCAATGTCAGAGCTTGCAAGGCTGTGGGACATCCATTTGTAGTACAG CTTGGGAGAATTTACCTGGACATGCTGAATGTGTACAAGTGCATGAGTGAAAACATCTCAGGAGCAATTGCAGCAAATG GTGAGATGGTGACCAAACAGCCCCTGATTAAGAGCATGAGGACAGTGAAAAAGGAGACGTTGAAGCTGATCTCAGGCTGGGTCAGTAAGTCCACAGACCCCACCATGGTCCTGGAGAACTTTGTTCCTCCGCTGCTGGATGCTGTGCTGATTGACTACCAGAGAAACGTACCAGCTGCCAGGGAGCCGGAGGTATTAAGCACCATGGCAACCATCGTCAACAAGCTGGAAGCCCACATTACCACACAGATTCCACACATCTTTGATGCAGTGTTTGAGTGCACGTTGGAAATGATCAACAAG GACTTTGAGGAGTACCCTGACCATAGGACCAACTTTTTCCTACTTCTACAAGCAGTCAATACCCATTGTTTCTCAGCCTTCCTGAACATTCCACCTGCCCAGTTCAAGCTGGTGCTAGACTCCATCATCTGGGCTTTCAAACACACCATGAGGAACGTTGCAGACACTG GTTTGCATATCATGTACCAGCTGCTACAGAATGTCTCTCAGGAGGAGAGTGCTGCCCAGTCCTTCTACCAGACCTACTACTTCGACATCCTGCAGCACATCTTCTCAGTGGTAACAGACACTTCCCACACAGCAG GATTGACCATGCATGCCACCATCCTCGCCTACATGTTCAGCCTAGTGGAGCAAGGGAAGGTTCTAGTACCTCTCAAGACCGAGACACAAGCCTCAGAGAATGTG ACTACCACACAGGGTTTTACTGCCAACTTGTTAAGCCAAGCATTCCCACATCTACAAAC ggcacaaatcAAGGTGTTCGTAACAGGCCTCTTCAGTCTGAATCAAGATATCCCACAGTTCAAGGAACATCTCAGAGACTTCCTTGTTCAGATCAAG GAGTTTGCAGGTGAAGACCTATCCGACCTGTACCTGGAGGAGCGAGAGACCTCCCTTAAAACTGCAGAGGAGGAGAAGCGCAAGGTTCAGCTGGCTGTACCTGGCATCATCAACCCTCATGACATGCCTGAGGAGATGCAGGACTGA